A region of Sphingomonas sp. DNA encodes the following proteins:
- the pth gene encoding aminoacyl-tRNA hydrolase: MQIWVGLGNPGAQYAMHRHNVGFMALDAIAEIHDFEPAKKAFHGWTRQGRIGGQRILLLKPATYMNDSGRAARAAMDFFKKDVGDVTAFHDELDLAPFKVKVKTGGGTAGHNGLRSLDAHIGNAFRRVRIGIGHPGHKDRVTGHVLGNYAKAEAEPLSDLLAAIAAEVPRLAQGDDARFMSDVALRMQDED; the protein is encoded by the coding sequence TTGCAGATCTGGGTCGGCCTCGGCAATCCCGGCGCGCAATATGCGATGCACCGGCACAATGTCGGCTTCATGGCGCTCGACGCCATCGCCGAGATTCACGATTTCGAGCCGGCGAAGAAGGCCTTTCACGGCTGGACCCGGCAGGGCCGGATCGGCGGCCAGCGCATCCTGCTGCTGAAGCCCGCCACCTATATGAACGACAGCGGCCGCGCCGCGCGCGCCGCGATGGATTTCTTCAAGAAGGATGTCGGCGACGTCACCGCCTTCCACGACGAGCTCGATCTCGCGCCGTTCAAGGTGAAGGTGAAGACCGGCGGCGGCACGGCGGGGCATAACGGCCTGCGCTCGCTGGACGCCCATATCGGCAACGCCTTCCGCCGGGTGCGCATCGGCATCGGTCATCCCGGCCACAAGGACCGGGTGACCGGCCACGTCCTCGGCAATTACGCCAAGGCGGAGGCCGAGCCGCTCAGCGACCTCCTCGCCGCCATCGCCGCCGAGGTGCCCCGGCTGGCCCAAGGCGACGACGCCCGTTTCATGAGCGATGTGGCGCTCAGGATGCAGGACGAGGATTGA
- a CDS encoding TraB/GumN family protein, with amino-acid sequence MIRRLLATLTAGLIGFSPLPAFAQAQPAPAPVAAPLPDADPALWVIRDDDTTIYLFGTFHLLDGRPWFNDEIRTAFDASDELVIEAIIPDNPAELQPIVLRHALTQDGPPLSERLTAEQNAALARALAPAGAPAAAFERFKPWFVAITLANLAAQQLGIDAAQGTEKLLTAAARARNIPIGALETMEFQLSLFDSLPPEQQLAMLQQALDNLDELPRMLAPMLAAWSAGDVERLVEMINQMSADDPAVHDLLFTRRNANWTDWIVERMQRPGTVFLAVGAGHLAGNDSVQTMLAARGIASERVAR; translated from the coding sequence GTGATCCGTCGCTTGCTCGCCACCCTCACCGCCGGCCTGATCGGCTTCAGCCCGCTGCCGGCCTTCGCCCAGGCGCAGCCCGCCCCGGCGCCCGTCGCCGCCCCGCTGCCCGACGCCGATCCGGCGCTCTGGGTGATCCGCGACGACGACACGACCATCTACCTGTTCGGCACCTTCCACCTGCTCGACGGGCGGCCCTGGTTCAACGACGAGATCCGCACCGCCTTCGATGCGTCGGACGAGCTGGTGATCGAGGCGATCATTCCGGACAATCCGGCCGAATTGCAGCCGATCGTCCTGCGCCATGCGCTGACGCAGGACGGCCCGCCTTTGTCCGAACGGCTGACGGCCGAGCAGAACGCGGCGCTTGCCCGCGCGCTGGCCCCGGCCGGCGCGCCGGCGGCCGCGTTCGAACGGTTCAAGCCCTGGTTCGTGGCGATTACGCTGGCGAACCTGGCGGCGCAGCAACTCGGCATCGATGCCGCGCAGGGTACCGAGAAGCTGCTCACCGCCGCCGCGCGCGCACGGAACATTCCGATCGGGGCGCTGGAGACGATGGAGTTCCAGCTGTCGCTGTTCGACAGCCTGCCTCCCGAGCAGCAGCTCGCCATGCTGCAGCAGGCGCTCGACAATCTGGACGAGCTGCCGCGGATGCTCGCACCCATGCTCGCCGCCTGGTCGGCCGGCGACGTCGAGCGGCTGGTCGAGATGATCAACCAGATGAGCGCCGACGATCCCGCCGTTCACGACCTCCTCTTCACCCGGCGCAACGCCAACTGGACGGACTGGATCGTGGAGCGGATGCAGCGCCCCGGCACCGTGTTCCTGGCGGTCGGCGCCGGCCATCTGGCGGGCAATGACAGCGTCCAGACGATGCTCGCCGCGCGCGGCATCGCCAGCGAGCGCGTGGCGCGCTGA
- a CDS encoding 50S ribosomal protein L25/general stress protein Ctc yields MSEQLTLSAETRERAGKGASRVLRREGRVPAVVYGNNEAPLSIHVEEKGLVKMLHGGHFMNSVVMIDAGGKPVRTLPKDVQFHPVTDRPLHVDFLRISEHATVTVAVPIRFVNDELSKGIKRGGVLNAVRHELELVCDAAEIPEDVIVDLAGTDIGDSIHISAVALPKGTASAITDRDFTIATIVAPSGVKSEAAEAAAAEAAEAGEEAPAADEVPTVGESEAEASEGGE; encoded by the coding sequence ATGAGCGAGCAGCTTACGCTGTCGGCCGAGACGCGCGAACGGGCTGGCAAGGGAGCCTCCCGTGTCCTGCGTCGCGAAGGCCGCGTCCCCGCCGTCGTCTACGGCAACAATGAAGCCCCCCTCTCGATCCACGTCGAGGAGAAGGGGCTGGTGAAGATGCTGCACGGCGGCCACTTCATGAATTCGGTGGTGATGATCGACGCCGGCGGCAAGCCGGTGCGCACCCTGCCGAAGGACGTCCAGTTCCATCCGGTCACCGACCGGCCGCTGCATGTCGATTTCCTGCGCATCTCCGAGCACGCGACCGTCACCGTCGCGGTGCCGATCCGCTTCGTCAACGACGAGCTTTCCAAGGGCATCAAGCGCGGCGGCGTGCTGAACGCGGTGCGCCATGAGCTGGAGCTGGTCTGCGACGCGGCCGAGATTCCGGAAGACGTCATCGTCGATCTCGCCGGTACCGATATCGGCGATTCGATCCACATCAGCGCCGTCGCCCTGCCCAAGGGCACGGCCAGCGCGATCACCGACCGCGATTTCACCATCGCCACGATCGTCGCCCCGTCCGGCGTCAAGTCCGAGGCGGCGGAAGCCGCGGCGGCCGAGGCGGCCGAGGCCGGCGAAGAGGCCCCGGCGGCGGACGAAGTGCCGACCGTCGGCGAGTCCGAAGCCGAAGCCTCCGAGGGCGGCGAGTAA
- a CDS encoding TraB/GumN family protein: MRIDSIWARLTGAFALILAWCFQAAPALAQDEAGRANAVTAPAATASAPRPAIWLLSRGDTKIYLFGTVHILPPELQWRSAALDRVIGEADELVLEIAADEMEQPDPAALQAMMLGKTAPLEWRVSPNRRAALRAMVADSGLQPLMLDQMQTWAATMTLSVAQLVAGHAEDGSIEEAMANMSGAEDALTAAFRERGKPISGVETVGEQMSFFGSMSFTAQREMLEEMVDAHASGAGAAFDPNESGWVSGDVESIAEEMRAMNPDLYDALLTRRNAAWTDWLIARLERPGTVLFAVGAGHLAGEHSVQAMLEARGFTVARID; this comes from the coding sequence ATGCGTATCGATTCGATCTGGGCGCGGCTGACGGGTGCGTTCGCGCTGATCCTCGCCTGGTGCTTTCAGGCCGCGCCGGCGCTGGCGCAGGACGAAGCGGGGCGGGCGAACGCGGTCACGGCGCCGGCCGCCACGGCCAGTGCGCCGCGTCCCGCCATCTGGCTGCTCAGCCGGGGCGACACGAAAATCTACCTGTTCGGCACCGTTCATATCCTGCCGCCGGAGCTGCAATGGCGCTCCGCCGCGCTGGACAGGGTGATCGGGGAAGCCGACGAGCTGGTGCTGGAGATCGCCGCCGACGAAATGGAGCAGCCCGATCCCGCCGCGCTGCAAGCCATGATGCTGGGCAAGACCGCGCCGCTGGAATGGCGGGTGTCGCCCAACCGCCGCGCGGCGCTGCGCGCGATGGTCGCGGACAGCGGCCTGCAGCCGCTGATGCTCGATCAGATGCAGACCTGGGCCGCGACGATGACGCTTTCGGTCGCCCAGCTGGTCGCCGGGCACGCGGAGGATGGCAGCATCGAGGAGGCGATGGCCAACATGTCGGGCGCGGAGGACGCGCTGACCGCAGCCTTCCGCGAACGGGGCAAGCCGATTTCCGGGGTGGAAACCGTCGGCGAGCAGATGAGCTTCTTCGGCTCCATGTCCTTCACCGCGCAACGCGAGATGCTGGAGGAGATGGTCGATGCCCATGCGAGCGGCGCAGGCGCGGCGTTCGATCCCAACGAGAGCGGCTGGGTTTCGGGCGATGTCGAATCGATCGCCGAGGAGATGCGGGCGATGAACCCGGACCTCTACGATGCGCTGCTCACCCGCCGCAACGCGGCCTGGACCGATTGGCTGATCGCCCGGCTGGAGCGGCCGGGCACCGTGCTGTTCGCGGTCGGGGCCGGGCATCTGGCCGGCGAACATTCGGTCCAGGCCATGTTGGAAGCGCGCGGCTTCACCGTCGCGCGCATCGACTGA